TAAATTATGTGTTATTTTCATTGCTATTGCCCACCTGCTGATctaaaaatcaatgaaaacacATCTACAAACCAGCCAATCAAGTAACACTACCTGTGTGGCAGAGactaaacaaaagaaaagttttacTACACTACACTAAATTTGACACTGTTAAAAGGTAAGAACTGACTGCTGTAAAAGGGCGAGTTTGGTCCAGTGTTTGCAAATATTAGCATCATTAATGACTCCACTCACTcttgctgaagctgctgaaaaCTCACCTTCATTTGCTGCGAGCGGACGCTCAGAGGTGCTGAGCATAAAAAAGTTCtgaggtgaagagaggaggCAGCTAGGACTGAAGGAAGGAGATGATGGAGCTTATGAAATCTAAGGGTTTATCTGCGTGAATCCAATGGCTTGCATCTGGGATGTACTGGATGTCAGCATTAGGGAACAGCCGCTGGATTTCTGGGTAATCCTCAGAACTGGATCAGGAGAGAAGACATAGAGAAGGAGGAATAAGAATACCAGGTAAAGCTCACTTCACTGTTGTTGTCAATACGCACCCAAGACTGTCTGAGGTTACAGCCAATGGCTTTCTGATTTTACCACCTGTTCATTGCTGTCACTTCATGATATTTATGTATACAATGTGATATGTGTTAGCATTTCACagcaacagtaaaataaaaaaaaaatacatagttGGAGCTAAGAACAGTGTGTGGATTCTACTTTTTGCTATGATCAGGGAGATCTCCATCCAGAATAAATTAAATTTCAAGTTATTGGAAGACTCAAGTTTATGGATCCTCAGATCTGACATGCTGAGGTATATTGTAATAAAGGTGGTTTAGACtgattttgtttgaaaaatatcaaaatatccTTTCTGCTTGGTTCTGTGTACAGAACAAGCCTGTCTAAATTCAGGTGCTCACAAAACAGTGTCCCAGGGCCATGTACCTCATGTTTAACATGAGATCAAGATGACGAGGGCCATCACAGTATTACCTATaattcctttatttatttatttttttaaatgaaaagccAAGTTAGGTAAAACAATTGAAAATACGTTTAGGCTATTTAAGCACTGTCAGTGAATATTCTATGCACATGTCCCTATAAAAATACCTGATATAAGCAGAACTGGCTCCGCCCAAAAACAGTGTAGGTCCCTCATAGATGGTGTTAAAGTTGGGGAAACTCATGATGTCATCAAGGTGCGCCGAGATGGCCTCCAAGTTGACCCTCCAAGCATAGTGTCCGTTCTGCTCCACAAGGTTAGTCAGAAGGAACTGACGCACCGAGTGCTCCTGATGGTGGGAAGAAGAGTTTATCAGGTTCAGAGTTTGACTTCAAAGCAACTAcaattaattttattatattttaatggtTGACATGACCATTTGTATGTGAAGGGTGCTAATGTTTTGGTTCACTATCACTGTCACAGTGAGCATTTGCCTTCAgtgaaaagctttaaaaacGTACAGTACAAAACGTGCTCAGTATCAAACCGACACTcagtgactagctggtgaacaaaATGGAGCATATGTCATCTAAAGAAGCaggtatttccctcaggagtgggtagagaccaaaaacagagcgaATACTGCACTTATATTACATACTGGTGGATAGAAACAGAACAGCCAGGATTAAGAGAATATGTAACTGGGCAAAAGATTCCTAACAAGTTTACTGTATCAACTTTACTGAGTGATAATTTGTCAGGGCTCAAAACGtatttctgctgcccccaagtggccaaaaaacaCTGGCCTGACCTTGACCAAACCACGCAGCTGATCCTCAGCCATCCGCCTGGCTGTGGACCGTGGGATGTCACTGGAGATCTTCATGTCCTGCATGGCCTGGATGTAATAACGGAAGTTGGTGCGTGTGGTGGTTTGGGCTGGACTGAtgtccaccaccaccaacctctCCACTAAACCCGGCTACAAGCAGAGATAGATTGGGATAAACAGATAGGAAGAGAAACAAAATTATGCCATGAAGGGAAATCCAATGACAAAATGGAAACAGGACAGCTAGGTGTGGCATGAAGACCAGGGGAGGATTATTAAGTTCAAAGAGTTTGGGCCTGTACAATGGGAAAGGTCAGGTGACATCCAGCGACGGGACACTAAAGTCATGATAAATTCATGGCGACATTTTGTGGCTGCTAACCTGTGTCAGAGCAGTCGTCATGGCCGTTTTCCCTCCCATGCTGTGACCGATGAGGACGCATTTCTCGATGCGCAGCTGAGCGAGGAGGTGTTTCAAATCACTGGTCATTGCTTCATAGGTCAGCACCGAGCTGTGAgggctgttgccatggttacggGCATCTACAGTCAGCACCTAACTGGTCAAAGGACAGTTAAGACACTTGGAATGGGGGAAAAAGAGGCaacagaaaggaaacaaaaaaacttttatgtCAGCTGCATCCCTTTGTTTCTGGCCCCAGCTCAGGAAAGTGACAGCATAAATAAAGGATGCATTGTGTACATGAGGTGATGAGTTTcttcaaacaggccaaaaaGCAGATCATCTGTCATTATTTATTACAATAGTACAGTGTGCCGAGAAGTTGTATCAAATGACTGGCAACACACTGGTTGATTGTATGTTCCCATGCCTTATAGAGGGCTAATGTCAGGCAGCTTCGAGCCAACTCGAACACACAAAGAtcaattgtttttattgtaaaaacagtcagatgAGACGCCTTCATCACTGCATTACCTTTCGGCCTGTGCGCTGCACCAAGGACTTCGCTATTGAGTGGAAGTTAGATTTGCTGCCAAAAAGGCCATGAAGAAATACCAGGGGAGTGCTCTCTCCCTTCCCATCAAAGACATCATAGGTCAAGTTGACTGggctgtgggaaaaaaaaaacatccatgttGATTAGTTAGAATATCCCCGGCTGCTTCTGTGGTGAATTATGTCAATACTTTAGACAACAACtgataaatataaatgataaaactgTGCACACTGATGACATTTTCGGGGAGTGACTGAATTTCTTCAGCTCACAGTGAAAAAGAATTTGTAGACCATCTCGCTTTCCTAGTTAGAAATTAACAGGATACCAGGAGACATTATTTAAAGAGAAGATGGATGTGGCAGCATTGTTCAATGATTGGTGAATAATGTAGTTGAAAGTGTTGTTTAAACCTCCTGGTATAACATTAGGAAACCATacaggaacaaattcacaattttttaaGTTAATGTATCTCATATCTTTTCTACATTTCACTTGTCATTTATTGTTGCGTTTGTATGTAAAttgacacacatgcaaatgccACTTGCCA
This genomic stretch from Toxotes jaculatrix isolate fToxJac2 chromosome 12, fToxJac2.pri, whole genome shotgun sequence harbors:
- the abhd11 gene encoding protein ABHD11, with the protein product MSALCRLIQRGLPSGRPSCRLLPGQQLACGVAPTVRTASSSSPVNLTYDVFDGKGESTPLVFLHGLFGSKSNFHSIAKSLVQRTGRKVLTVDARNHGNSPHSSVLTYEAMTSDLKHLLAQLRIEKCVLIGHSMGGKTAMTTALTQPGLVERLVVVDISPAQTTTRTNFRYYIQAMQDMKISSDIPRSTARRMAEDQLRGLVKEHSVRQFLLTNLVEQNGHYAWRVNLEAISAHLDDIMSFPNFNTIYEGPTLFLGGASSAYISSEDYPEIQRLFPNADIQYIPDASHWIHADKPLDFISSIISFLQS